A genomic region of Papaver somniferum cultivar HN1 chromosome 7, ASM357369v1, whole genome shotgun sequence contains the following coding sequences:
- the LOC113299639 gene encoding phytochrome-associated serine/threonine-protein phosphatase-like, with product MDLDLWITKVKEGQHLMEDELQLLCEFVKEILIEESNVQPVHSPVTVCGDIHGQFHDLMKLFQTGGHVPETNYIFMGDFVDRGYNSLEVFTILLLLKARYPAHITLLRGNHESRQLTQVYGFYDECQRKYGNANAWRYCTDVFDYLTLSAIIDGTVLCVHGGLSPDVRTVDQMRVIERNCEIPHEGPFCDLMWSDPEEIETWAVSPRGAGWLFGSRVTTEFNHLNNLDLVCRAHQLVQEGLKYMFQDKGLVTVWSAPNYCYRCGNVASILSFNENMEREVKFFTETEENNQMRGPRSTVPYFL from the exons ATGGATCTAGATCTCTGGATTACTAAAGTTAAAGAAGGCCAACATTTAATGGAAGATGAGCTTCAACTTCTATGTGAATTC GTCAAAGAGATACTTATTGAGGAATCAAATGTTCAGCCAGTACATAGTCCAGTCACTGTTTGTGGTGATATCCATGGCCAGTTTCATGATCTAATGAAACTGTTCCAAACAGGAGGTCATGTGCCCGAAACAAATTATATATTTATG GGTGACTTTGTTGATCGTGGGTACAACAGTCTTGAAGTTTTTACAATTCTTCTACTTCTTAAAGCAAG ATACCCTGCTCATATAACTTTATTGCGTGGAAACCATGAAAGCAGACAGCTTACTCAG GTTTATGGTTTTTATGATGAGTGCCAGAGGAAGTATGGAAATGCCAATGCGTGGCGGTACTGCACAGATGTTTTTGACTACCTTACACTTTCAGCAATTATAGATGGAACG GTGCTATGCGTCCATGGTGGTCTTTCTCCTGATGTTCGAACAGTTGATCAG ATGAGAGTGATAGAGCGAAATTGTGAAATCCCTCATGAAGGGCCATTCTGTGATCTAATGTGGAGTGACCCTGAAGAGATTGAAACATGGGCAGTTAGTCCGAGAGGTGCAGGTTGGCTTTTTGGATCTCGAGTGACAACTGAG TTCAATCACTTAAACAATCTAGATCTGGTTTGCCGGGCACACCAGCTTGTACAAGAAGGTCTCAAGTATATGTTTCAAGATAAAGGCCTTGTAACC GTGTGGTCGGCGCCAAATTATTGTTATCGATGTGGAAATGTGGCTTCTATATTGAGCTTCAATGAGAATATG GAGAGAGAAGTCAAATTCTTTACAGAGACTGAAGAGAACAACCAAATGAGAGGTCCCAGGTCAACTGTTCCTTATTTTTTATGA
- the LOC113299638 gene encoding subtilisin-like protease SBT4.3: protein MSATQLSGKAGEMSNLISTAPAGAAAYVKSFHPDWPASFIKSALMTTAFDMIHTGDPGREVSYGSGQIDPLKAINPGLVYHTYTEDYISMLCNVGLDAKNIRLITNRSCPSKITLHWVHIL, encoded by the exons ATGAGTGCTACTCAATTAAGCGGCAAAGCTGGTGAAATGTCAAATCTTATTTCAACAGCACCAG CAGGAGCAGCGGCTTATGTTAAATCATTCCATCCAGATTGGCCTGCTTCCTTCATCAAATCTGCCTTAATGACCACTGCGTTTGACATGATTCATACTGGGGATCCTGGACGCGAAGTTTCCTACGGGTCTGGCCAGATCGATCCATTGAAGGCCATAAATCCTGGTCTTGTGTACCACACATATACAGAAGACTACATCAGTATGCTTTGCAATGTAGGTTTAGATGCAAAGAACATTCGACTTATCACCAACCGCAGTTGTCCCAGTAAAATTACCCTTCACTGGGTGCACATATTGTAG
- the LOC113295994 gene encoding putative F-box protein At2g02030: protein MALARIKGKRNFKKFIHINSMEKLPLEITENILSRLPIALRLQCREVCGTWRTLMPKPKMGLLYKVSARNKAGEFEARFYFSKHSSDKVSAKHVDDDDYFETLTKLDHGLIIPPSAFKSFMVGSCNGLACYAYNQIFHFDYDETKVYVCNPVTGEQHIQLPITIKWDISTYGRRKNTIGFGYIRSSYKVVSICVDSSQPANVQVYTLGGGGTGWRNKMGVFAGGALYWMDQSNGLQPKRILAFDLEQERFELHPSIPFLLCDSSCVRIMELRGNLCLLEVVPSKHVVIWESTYRKTVKCTQKQHRVDDSDWLKKFSIAWEDYGCMFEPFALSNSEKGLLWYNVIVSCYDSETNTLRKADEILKKLKDDFYKVVFTTTQATPHVNSLVSCS from the exons ATGGCACTAGCTAGAATTAAGGGAAAACGAAATTTCAAGAAATTCATTCATATCAATTCAATGGAGAAATTACCTTTAGAAATCACAGAAAACATACTTTCTAGGTTACCAATAGCCTTGCGATTGCAATGCAGAGAAGTATGCGGAACATGGCGTACTTTGATGCCTAAACCTAAGATGGGTTTACTTTACAAGGTTTCAGCCCGTAATAAGGCCGGTGAATTTGAAGCACGATTCTACTTTTCAAAACACAGTAGTGATAAGGTTAGTGCTAAACATGTCGATGATGATGACTACTTCGAAACACTTACAAAGCTAGACCACGGCTTAATCATCCCACCATCTGCTTTCAAAAGTTTCATGGTTGGTTCTTGCAACGGTTTGGCTTGTTATGCTTACAACCAGATCTTCCACTTCGACTACGATGAAACAAAAGTCTATGTTTGCAATCCTGTCACCGGAGAGCAGCACATTCAGCTTCCGATTACTATTAAATGGGACATCAGTACTTATGGGAGGAGGAAAAACACGATTGGATTCGGTTACATTCGTTCTAGTTACAAGGTTGTTAGTATCTGCGTGGATTCTTCGCAGCCTGCAAATGTCCAGGTGTATACCCTCGGGGGTGGTGGTACTGGGTGGAGAAACAAAA TGGGTGTTTTTGCGGGTGGAGCTCTTTACTGGATGGATCAATCCAATGGACTGCAACCAAAAAGGATTCTTGCTTTTGATTTGGAACAGGAGAGGTTTGAATTGCACCCATCAATACCTTTTCTTTTATGTGACAGTAGCTGTGTCAGGATCATGGAATTGAGAGGGAATTTGTGTCTCCTAGAAGTAGTTCCAAGTAAACATGTCGTTATTTGGGAGTCCACGTATAGGAAGACTGTCAAATGTACACAAAAACAGCACAGGGTCGACGATTCGGATTGGCTTAAGAAGTTTAGTATAGCATGGGAAGACTACGGCTGCATGTTTGAGCCATTTGCATTATCAAATAGCGAAAAAGGTTTGTTGTGGTACAATGTGATTGTCTCTTGTTATGACTCTGAAACTAATACTTTGAGAAAGGCAGATGAGATTTTGAAGAAACTCAAGGATGATTTTTATAAAGTGGTATTTACCACCACTCAAGCAACTCCTCACGTTAATAGCCTCGTTTCGTGCTCCTGA